In the genome of Notamacropus eugenii isolate mMacEug1 chromosome 7, mMacEug1.pri_v2, whole genome shotgun sequence, the window taaacacacacaaactttattaagtacctactgtgtgccaagcagtGTGCAAACctccagggatacaaataaaggcaaaagatagttccttctctcaaggagtttacagtctattgAGGGAGACAggatgcaaacaactatgtacaaataggACATATTGCAGATAATCAGCACAGGAAAGGCTCTAGTGTTAAGGGAGTTCAAGAAAGGCTTTTCATTGAAGATAGGgttttaggtgggacttgaaagaagacagagaaaccagggaagccatGGGACAGCGATGAGAAGGAGGATTATTCCAGAGAtgggaaaatgcctggagtccaAAAATGGGTTGTCTTGTGTGAGGAGGTCAGTAACACTGGATCATAGAACATGGGAAAGAGCAATGGAAAGGAGCGATTATGAGGAGCTTTTACTGCCCTCTCTCCCAAAAAAAAGGGTACTagggagccaccagagtttattgagtaggaaagtAACATAGTCAAATctgtattttaagaaaattaatttgacagctgagggtGGATTGGGGTGGAGAAAGATTTGAGACAGAAAGATCAACAAGCAAGATATCCCAATAGTATAtatgtgagatgatgagggcctgcaccagggtaggagagaagaggtcaTATGTAAgagattttacaaatataaaactGATGGAACTCAGCAACCAACTGAatatggggagagaagaaagtaaggaaacAAGAATGACACCAAGCCTATAGACCTGGGTGACAGAGAATATGGTGTTGCCCTCCACAGTAGTGAGGAAGTTCAGAGGGGTCAGGCACTCTTAGGCACTATAGTATCTAGGGCATTAGGTACTACTCTATTTGATATTTATTGAATAGATATTTAGGTCAAACTCtagaaaaataattgattttacTTGGGAATATGTTCAGCAACATTTAAGGATTTTGATGTAATCAGAAAGATGTTATCAGCAAACAACAGAATTTAAAGCACCTTATCATCTATAACAGGGCTTCTTAATTCATTTGTCTTCAACATGGATCTCTTTGGAGGTTTGGTAAAACTTATGGAAACTTTCTTAGAATAAAATGTATGGAATTAAGaaggaaatcaattttattgaCATATTTAAGATGTCAAAATACCTGTTTTGCCAAAGTcatttataacaaaatatttttaaatagtttcttGTACCTCAAGTTAAGAACTCTTTTTCAATAAGGAATCCCTCCTTGGGATTATCTACTGGGAAATCTCCTCCATGACTATGGCCAACTTTTATAAACATGATATTAATGATCAAAGGGTCATCAAGCAAGGTTACCGCAGTTGTtattatctttcaaggaattttatataattttgataTATACGTGGGAAACATTTCACTATAGaagagcttttgacaaaatattttgtttgactgaattAAGTTATTTTTTCATCAACAAATGATAAGTGCAATGGAATTTtgtattctctacatcttttagacagtgtcatggaagcaacaaagaGGAGTTTAGACAGAtttcaggagatagtggaggatttGGCctagcatgctatggtccatggagtcacaaagagtaggacatgactgaacaactgaacaccaCCAAACAAAATGTCTTCTAGTCAGTTTTTTTTATAGTAAAAAGTGAAGGTACTGAGGAATAATGCTTGTAAAAACCTACCCATACTTTTCTACTTCCCTCATTGAGCACAATCCTCTGCACGTGTATAATtattctcataaatattttaCACAGATGAAAATTTGGCCTTACTATGCAATTGATATTCttggttacttttttttaaaataatagataCAACACTTTTCCCCACACCTTGATATATTTCTGTATGTCAGATTCCTAAACAATTGAATTCTCAAAGCcctaaaaattgcccagattcaGCACAAAATTTTTTTATACACTTAGTCTGATCCAgctgtttttcccatttttgttacCATCAGTACTATTCTATTTTCTCAAGAAACAAATTTAGGATTATCTCACTAGAATATAAATGTGGCTTCAACATCTTTTATAGGAAAAATAATTCAttgtaaaaaaaatctttgcagattttttccagtctttttccaTTTGCAGATATCTTTCCAATTCATCCATAAATACCTTCAGGGTTTTGTTTATTGAATGTCTTGTCAAGATTTCTTTAAATTTGTGGTGTTGTGTTTTTTTGTCCACAGATTCTTAACATTTTATGACATTATATTGTTCTAATTTCTGACTTACCTCTCCATATAATTTTACATGACAAGTTTCTATTCTTTTGTTCTCATAATGGCAGTTGATGTACATTGGTTAAACTTTCACATGAAATTGTACTAATTAGCATCAATGTCCTTTCCACcattcatttctcatttctggTCATTCATTTCCCATTTTGGGCATTCATAAAATTGCAAAACTCTATTATTGACCACCAAGCTTCCTATGAAAGTGAAGGCCTATATTTTCAATACTCACACTTTACCACTGTTGTTATACAGCAATAAGCCATGGAACACCATTGTCTctgaagaaataaatatgaatgtCACAGAAAAGAAAGATACAATACCATTGTGAGTGTGATGAAACTGTAGCATATCCCAAATTGGGAACTCAAAGGAAGAATGGGTGTTAgggaagtcttcaaggaatcaggaaaaggagaaataggtTGTCCATGTTGAAAGAGCAAGGAATTACAAGTTGACACTGAGAATATCGTGGTCCACTCATGATGTTGAGAGGAAACAAGAAAGGCCCCCAGCAATTTAGGTGGGCATCACATGCAGTGAACCTTTAGTAGGTCAAAGACAAAGGTAACACAGGATAGGTAGGCATGGGAAGATTGTGATTTGTGTCACTGAAGGAAATGCCTGGATCAAGGATATCACAGATCCATTTTAGTAAGTAGATAATTCCCTTATAGGAGTAGAAAgagccagctcattttacagattgggaactgaagcaaacaggagtaagtgatttgcccaggattacatagcttataaagtgtctgagaccagatttgaactcagaaaggtgagtccTGCtggctctgtccactgcaccacttttATCCCTTCAATAGATGTCATTTTTTCAACTGAACTTTGAATAATAGAGAGATGTGAAAAGATAGTGATGGGTGAAGAGGATACTATGGGCATAAGGGCTAGTGTGTCATGGGTTAGAGACATATGAAAGGGTTTCAgtgtcattttaaggaaatttaTATGGTATCATATAAATCCATATTTTATTCATTGGAACTATCGAATTTCAATGAAAATATTGTTTTACAGAGGTGCTCCTTGCCAACCTTACTAAAAGTTGAGAATATTAAGTAAAACCTTGAACACCACACAGATATGCCTGCAAGTCATTGCCCAAAACACTGCTATTTTCCAAGAGTAACTCTGCACACATAgtagtaaatgtttgatgaattaaaTCTGTATTTGTCTTCCTATTAgagtgtgagcttcttgagaacagggactctttttgtttttctttctattctcagtgTTTAACATAGTGACTGatacatagtgtttaataaatgctttttgacttgttCACTTCCTCCCTCATTTTAGGAGCTCTGTGCATTGCTTGTACTTTCAACTCTGTTCCTTTGGAAGGAATTAATCCTGTTAAGGTTGTTTTACCTTATATAATATTTTCCTTGAATTATTTAGTGACGTTAGAGGAGGTATGCCTTATGGTACTGAAATAACTAAATGTGTTGAGTGTAGGTGTCAGCACAAATATACGATTATCTTCACTGTTAAGTCTTATATGTGGAAATAGGATGTATCACTCAATCGGTCATTGCCAAAATAACTCTGCTATCACGattgagaataatttttaaagataagcAATATACTCTCTGATGAAAGTTCTCAGCATCTAGCAGGTTAATAACTTTTTTAGGACCGAGGGTGGTCAGCATCAGGCTGAAGTATACTATGATTTTgtttaacaaaattcatctggaagactCCTTAGAACCCACAATTTGCCTGCTCAGTCTTTTCATTGCCAtcttcatttccttatttctaaatgTATAGATTGCAGGATTCAAGACAGGAGTTACAACAAAGTCAAGAATGATTAAAAATTTGTCCAGTGACAGTGTGGGGAATGGCCACACATAGACAAAGAAACATGGAGTGAAATATAAGAATACCACCGTGATATGAGCTGACAGTGTGGAAAAAGCCTTGGACAAACCAACTGAAGAGTGATGCCTGACTGTGAACAGGATGAAGATGTAGGAAATAATCAGTAGGAAGAAAGTACCCATGGAAATAAGCCCACTATTAGCAGTGACCACATTATCCACTATGTGGGTATCTACACAGGCAAGTTTTGTGACCCGAGGAAAGTCACAGTAAAAGCTATCAACCTTGTTAGGTCCACAAAAAGGCAGatttataataaaaacaaactGAGAAATAGCATGGAGCACCCCAATCACCCAGGCAACCACTACAAAGCAAATACATGTTTTGGGGCTCATAATAGTCAGATAATGGAGAGGCTTGCAGATTGCTGTGTATCTGTCAAAGGCCATGGCTATAAGGAGAACCATCTCAGTTCCCCCCATAACATGGATAAAGAATATCTGTATCATACAACTTGGGAATGAGATGATTCTGTGTGTACTCAAAACATCAGCTATCATCCTAGGTACTGCAGTGGCCGATAGACCCAGATCAAGAAGGGAGAGGTTGGCCAGCAGGAAATACATGGGAGAATGCAGATGGGGATCAAAAATCACAGTGAACACAATGAATAGATTTCCCAGCACAATTCCCacaaaaaatgaactgaagaaacaaaacagtACAATATTCATCTCCCAAGAAACAGAAAGTCCCACCAATACAAATTCAGTCACCACAGAACAATTGGCTCCATCCATTGACTCAATAGTAGTGCGGACTCTGAAGTGACCTGATggtagaaaaagaggaagaaattataatTATGACAATTAAAATTAGACATGCTTTTTGTTGCACTATGAAAGGTGAGAGCAGGTTAGAGGTACTAGATCACAAGAAACTGGGATAGTCACAGGGTAGGGTAGAAGAAAGTCAAGAtattaaaatagaagaaagaaaatgcaatGTTATGAAAAAACTTGTTTACAACATTAACAAAAGATTTTTTATAACATGATATGATTGTTAAAGTCTTTTCCTCACTATAACCCTATGAAGTTTAtggtgcaagtattattattacttcattttacaggtgaggaaaccaaagttCAGAGAAATTATGTTACTTGATCATGATCACAAATCTAGTAATTGTtgaagctgggatttgaatctgtATCCACTGCTCTTTTCACTTACTAGAAACTGCATAAATATATCATCCACTAAGATAAACATTCAGAAATCTTGGGGTCTACCTCACACTTACAGGttgactaatgtgacaaaaaaaggaaaatgatggatgttagagaggatgtggaaaaactgggatactaatgcattgttcaTAGAGTTGTaaacagatccaaccattctggagagcaatttgaaactgtacTTAAAGAgttacaaaagtgtgcatactctttgacccagcaatcccactactaggtctatatgccaaagggatccaaaaagtcttcttttaaaaaaataaaaaagacctatttgtacaaaaatatttgtagtggttctttttgtggtggctaggaattagaaattaaggggatgcccaacaaCTGAGAAATGGTCAAACAAATgaactgtggtatgtgattgtgagaCAGTAAAATTTTGCTACAAGAAATAACAAGTagaattatttcagaaaaacctggaaagacttatatgaattgatgcaaggtGAAGTGGGTAGAACCAGGGGAACAAGAACAGCATTAATTTGTGGTGAagatctgtgaatgacttagctattctcaggattacaacaatccaagacaatcccaaatgacTCTTGATGAAACATgcaatccacctccagaaaaagaattcactCTGTGTGAATACAGATTGAtgcatactcttttttttttttttttttttttggcaaggcaactggggttaagcgacttactGAAGACtgcataactagtaagtgtcaaatgtctaaggctgaatttgaacacaggtcctcctgatacaaggcccagtgctctatccactgtaccatctagcagTCCCAAGCAtactcttttttactttctttttagttCAAgtattcttgtacaaaatgaataatatggaaatgttttacacgaTTGCACATAATCTATATCACATTGCTAACCATCTCAgggcagagcagaggagggagggaggaatagaatttggaaatccaactttaaaaaaaacaaagattaacAATTGTTTTAGCGTaatttggagaaataaaatatcCTATATCTCCCTGCTATGGTGAAGGAAAATCATCACCATAGGTTAGTCTTTGAACTtcaatgttgttgtttttgttttttttttttgtgcatagATGCTAACCCTTTCAATTCTAACACCactacaaaatgaatacaacagATTGAAGTAGAGGAAACAGGAGTCAAATATACTTAATTCCCTTGCCAATCTCAAAATACTTCTCTACATTgtctttaaataaatttttgtgaCTCTTCCTGTCCTTTTCCACTTAGATTTCTAACCATGTTATGTATACTCAGTGACACTATAGCATGGTCTTTCCACCTCTCACTCTGGTCCTTTTAACTGCATTATAACTAACCTTTACATACTTTTCCCATTCTGCATCCAGCGCCAtatccagttgtcctgatctatatctggtcactgaactccggtggctccagagaagaaagtgaggttggtgactttcaCAACCtagtctcacttaaatccatttcacttgcatgtcatggtgtCACCTCCCTGTtttcacggtcctctttgagaatggaggatAAACAACAACTTTCCTTATAATACTCAATTTGTTACAATCTTGTCTGGTAATTACATGGGTAATAAGGTTTAGAATATGGCATGGTAAGTAATTTGGATTTGACTGTCATAAAGTGACAGCAAATTGGGTCTAGTGGAAGGAGTACTGGACTTTAAGTCAAGAGACCGAGGTTCTAATGACTTTAGGTAATTTACTTCACTCTGGACTACTTCCTAATCTGTATAATGAAGATATTGACTTAATACCAAAGATCTCTTGTATcactaacattctatgattctaagttaCTTCTACTGATATATCCACTTTCAGATCAGGTATGTTCCAGACAATAAATTATCAATTCAAATTAAACTAAAGCCCTAATTCGGGGTAAAGGTATAGCAGGACCAAGAAAGAGAGCATGGTGCTCTTTCTGCTAAGAACATGTTTCCAGTGCCTTTGAAAGATCAGAATTATACTCACTGATGAGAGAATCCAGCATGAAGCAATCCAACAACAGTATTTcacctaaaataaaataatccactCTCACCAACTAAGACTTAGGTATAAATTAGTTTAGTAATAATTGTACTGCTTCAGTAATGCTCAATACTACTGGAAGTGTTTGTACATTTGTCTGTTTTTCGCTTTGTTTACATGACTGAGGAGACTGATTATCAAATATATGTAGAGAGGAAAATTCCAGGTAATATCCATCATTTCAAGGGATGTAAAATggtcttaatctataaaatattttggtatcCACTTATCATCACTGATTGTACTTTATATGCTTAACCATCATAGTCCAAAATAAAGATTTGGAAGGGAGTTCAATTCCAGAACTACTCATATGTATAAGGAGATAGAAATTATATCCAGAGAAACACAACTAATTACACAAAGGAGAAGAGGGTTGGGTTAGAAAGGATGAAATGGAGAAGTTTAATGAAGAAtgggaaaggataaaaaaaaagaagagggtaagaaaggaggaaaaagtaaaggaacaagtagaaaaaacagaaaaataaaaaataggttTGTAGAAGATAAGCATAGTgattataaaattatagatttagaggttgaagggaccttagagttcacagagtccaaagccctcattttgcaaagaaaCAGGAAGGGGTAGTCGAGCATTCTCTTTAATGGCTTCAATGCTCTCTCCCTGAAACAAGCGTCACAAGTTATCTACCTCTTTCTAAAATATTATGTCATACCCATTACCTCGTCATACTTAAGGTCTCACTATGTTATTATGACATTGgtttatttgttcttttaaaaattattttattaggaAACTGTAAAATGGTAATGCCTATGGTAGATTTAAGAGGGATAAGCAATATGAGTATTGTCGATGTGTCCATGAGTATCTGTACTAACTGAATAATAGGATTATGGTTAGTGGACAGTAAAATGAAAACTACAGAAACAAATGTGTATTTCCCAGCAAATTGAATGATAAGTCTCAAGCTGAAAATTCTTGTAATACACTTTCTAGCCACTATACTCTAATGGCTATGTAAACTAATCTATCTTAGCAAAAACAATGAAGAAGGTCCCACTAAAAAACGTTTGCGCCACATAGTTGGCTAGCCCCTGATAAAACTGCAGGGATAGATAAATGAAAAGGGGGATATAAACTTAAAATAATTCTACTATTATGGAAGAAATCTTGAGAATTAtaggaaaagctaaaaaaaaaaaacaggaaaatgaatctcCAGATctaatttgaagaaaaataagatttatttGCCTCCTCTACTTACTCAGAAAACATTGCCAAGACTGTGAAACTCCTGAGAGTTCTCTAAATGAAAACATCCACAACAGAGTTCTTCATCATTCCCTTTTGGAGATTTTGGCTCTACCCCCCACATCTGGGGGAGTCAGACTTCTCAAGCCTAATAAGTAAAAATCAGAATCATTCAATGAAAAGAACTTCAGAGATTATTTAATCCAAATTTCTCATTTCACAGTTCATAAAACTAGCAACAAAAGAGGCTACATAACTTGCCCAAGGCAACATAGCTAGTTAGTTGCAAACACTTGGTCTGATTTCCAGTCGAACAGTTTTTTTCAATACATTAATCTGACCCTCTGTTACATCAGAAAAGTGAAAGATGGAAATCTAATTTTATAACTGCCATTACACAGGAAGTTTAAGAAGAGTCCCAATCTTATAAGTGTTGGTCTAAATTTACTGTCATGCAACCTAATCTCTAGAAAATATAAGCAAATTGAAATCAAATTGAAGATACTCATATTCCTTTCCAAAGGGGCTGTTTTGtgattcccccttccctctttatTAGCCATCCTTCCCTTCGCCTCTTCCAAAAGCTCAAAACCTGCTTGGAAACCCTTTCCACAACAGTTAGTCATCATTTCATTAATGGTCCCATCACTGTCCCTTATCATCATAAAAAACTGATGATGATAACACTCAAGATTACCACACAAAATTCAGATTGACTATTGTCACCGAATGTAGGTATATCCAAGATGTATACTTGGAGTTTTGGTCCccaaaaacagaaattttaagaTAAGATCATGAGAAATGGAATAAAACATACTGGACATCTTAAAATATCAattcaacaaaaaagagaaattataaatgtCTAAACTTTGTGGAGTGTATAATTTTCTATGTCATGTTGCTTTTTAATTATTCTGTGTATGTGatgctgaaaaatgggaaattaaaacacaagaggagatgaggaaagaggaagagagaaagcaggcattctagaagaaagaggaagataattgtaaaaaaaaaaaaagtgcagtaTTTTTAAGGTATTCATCCACCTACCTACTTTGTCACAAATTATGAAGTATTTAAGGATGAGAGAAACTCAGAGGCATTAATCTTTCTCTTTGTAGTTTAATAAACTCTGAAGAGAAAGTATTATATTAAATCCTTCCCTAAGAGGAAGCAAGAAAATTAGCTGCTCCATTAGTGACCCAATGATATGACTCAAACCCCTAAcacctattttattattatttcccttggTAATTGTCTCTTGGAATCACACTAGTTTTCCCAAGAGAAAAACACTGGAAAGGTTGATTTGGggataaaatacagagaaagaaagaggggggggggggggaggatgtaAATAAAAGTCCTGAGTACTAATAGAAAAATTATCCTGATTGGTGTGAAACAAGATATTCTTAGAGTAGCTGTTCTAAAAGAAAGGACTGTATAGGAATGattggaatgaaaaaatggagagagTTGGCACAAAGCCAATGGATAAACCctactgttgggattggaagctcaaatccgtgtggacggtctcgggcgggtaaaagtgggacttctaaatcttagagtcttacgaggccctccacgaaaagcgggggttcgagaaggtcagactgagctagctcggctagctcgggtatttccacctctcccctggagatacgtgatgggtggagtctccctgccctcgaggtcgtcccggattggagcacacctagttacctaacagcacggtattgagatgcaaactgtgtggctgaaggttaagtaggattgaggaagccggaAAGCTCTCTTaacacgtgaggagccaaagaggacagtagggctccgcttcttttctttcctctctcccctccccctctctccccgcttgtacttctacttccaatcccttaagcttagcctccttaggaaatctccccctcttcctcctaaggaagactcccctgcacttgtaacccagaccctgtaataaagctcaacccctgttcgactctggaacgtcctttctctcatacatgcatccggcgtggccagccgaagacctcggaggtgaggtaggaaagactcgggtagcccaatacaggcctctaggcttggcacccTACCATTGGGGAAACAAGAAATAGGACTGAGAGATGAGTTAGTTGTATCTGTTGCACAGATCAGAAATTTTTGGCAAATGGAAATATGGTAATAATAAATGTTCTATCCCTTTCAAGGAGTATGTGGCAAGCATCATAAAGAATGTTTGAGAGGCAGATCCATAAGAGACATCACTTGCATTTTAGTGATCAGAGCAGGGAGTATAAATGCCCAAAGATTTGAATATCATATTTTCAGAGCATAGGTTCACAAACCTAGgtagttttgtctttctttccttatccttTTCTTACCTCCTTTCCAATTCAAATCTCCTAAATTCTAAAAGAAATTGAATATAAGTAATTAAAACATATAAAAAGTTAACATTTGAGCTGTAACAAAATTTACTATGCatacaatagattttttttaaaaaaaagagttgcaTTTGATTTCAGATAAGGCAAAAATTTAATGACATCAGTATATATACAAAAATCAGTATCCTTAAAAGCATgaaagacaatgaaacaatataattgctaaatatatatgtaacaaaTTGCATAGTGGCTAActtcttaaaggaaaaactaaccaaatttttaaaaagagtagcaTAATTGTAGGAGGTATTCATGTTATTCTTTCATAATTTGAAAAATCAAACATAAACACTGAGTAAAATACAGAATTAAATTGTTGGGAAAGTATTTTTGAGATACATAGCTTTGaataggaaaattaaaaatagtcATACATCTCTGCACTTCACAGAACCTTTAGAAAGTTTTATCATGTGCAAAGTTACAAAGAATTCATTAGTGAAtcataaaaatacagaaattgCAAACATAACTTTTAGTacaaaaaataatgcaaaaatataATAAGAACAAATTAAGTCTAGGTTGTAAGTatgcaaagaaattttaaataatgattaGACCAAAGAACACATCATAGAAACAACTGATaattgttataaaaaaaaaatagaatgactACAAAGAGACAATACATCaaacatgggggaggggaggttgtcTCTAAAGTAATGCTCAGAGGGAAAAAGCATATTTCCTAAAACATATATGAACAATGTTTTGaaagagagagattaagaaactaaacatgcaatttaaaaaaaattataaacataaatCAAGCACCAAATAAACAATTCTGAAAATTAGAGACTATAGAAATGATCAAataatatttgcttttaaaagaTTAACAAAAATCAGTCTTAAGATGGTGGAAAAAAAGCAGGGACTcatgaactctcccaaattcttctccaaacagctttaaaatttaagcctctaaatgaattctggagtagcagaagcaagaaaaggacagagtgaaacaattgtctagcccaagacaacttagaaggtcaacagaAAAGATCTGTCTCATTGGGGTGAAAGGAGAGCACAGTCCAATGTATACAGCATCCCTATAAGACAGCAGTAGGCTGTACTTCAGTAATCCAATACAGATTTTGGGTACAACTTAATTgagctctcagctcacagacAGTGGGGAGGGTGTCAGATGGTTGGTGTAGGATTTTTCTGGCACTAGGTTTGGGACTCTATTGCACTGACCATACGCAGATgcaggtctcagtcctgagttaCAGACCTAGAGCAAGGAAAAATACTAGTACACCAGAAATTGCAGCCACAAGGGAGTAGGgaccctggtttcagttccagggcagagaagagtgccGGTG includes:
- the LOC140514624 gene encoding olfactory receptor 4F6-like, with translation MDGANCSVVTEFVLVGLSVSWEMNIVLFCFFSSFFVGIVLGNLFIVFTVIFDPHLHSPMYFLLANLSLLDLGLSATAVPRMIADVLSTHRIISFPSCMIQIFFIHVMGGTEMVLLIAMAFDRYTAICKPLHYLTIMSPKTCICFVVVAWVIGVLHAISQFVFIINLPFCGPNKVDSFYCDFPRVTKLACVDTHIVDNVVTANSGLISMGTFFLLIISYIFILFTVRHHSSVGLSKAFSTLSAHITVVFLYFTPCFFVYVWPFPTLSLDKFLIILDFVVTPVLNPAIYTFRNKEMKMAMKRLSRQIVGSKESSR